Genomic window (Phycisphaerae bacterium):
CACGCCTCGCCTCGCCGATTCGGTTTGCATGATCCGGAAGTACTGCGGCGCGCAGGTGGCTTTGATCTGCAGATGTTGGCCCAACTCGACCGATTTTTCGAACAGCCAGGTCAGAGCCCGTTCGGTCTCTTGCGGGCTGAGCCGCTGATCGTCGGCGATCTCGGCTCCGCAGCCGACCGGCACGAGCATGAAGACGTGAAAGGCCTCGGCGCCCTTTTCCATCGCCAGTGTCAACAGGCGCTCCAACTCGTGGACGTTGTGTTTGGTGACCGTCACATTGACCTGCATCGACATGCCCGCTTGCTTGAGGGCTTCGAAGCCGGTCAGCGCGGCGGTGAAGCTGCCGGTCTGTCCGCGGAAGGCATCGTGCGTTTCGGCGGTCGCTCCGTCGAGGCTGATGCTCGTGCGGGCGATTCCCGCGTTGACGATCCGCTGGGCCATTGTGTCGTCGATCAGCGTGCCGTTGGTGGCCAGGGCGACCCGCGAGAATGTTCCGCGGCACGCCTCGGCGATTTCGAAGAAGTCGCTTCGCACCAGCGGTTCGCCGCCGGTCAGCACGACGATCGGATCGGCGAAGTCGCGAATGCTTCTGGCGGCTGAGATGATTTCC
Coding sequences:
- a CDS encoding radical SAM protein; translation: MDHHGNDRQPTPQWPLRLVFWELTARCNLHCRHCRAEAGPDASPDELATGEIISAARSIRDFADPIVVLTGGEPLVRSDFFEIAEACRGTFSRVALATNGTLIDDTMAQRIVNAGIARTSISLDGATAETHDAFRGQTGSFTAALTGFEALKQAGMSMQVNVTVTKHNVHELERLLTLAMEKGAEAFHVFMLVPVGCGAEIADDQRLSPQETERALTWLFEKSVELGQHLQIKATCAPQYFRIMQTESARRGVTVAKPRHGMAAVTRGCLAGSAVCFISRTGDVQPCGYLPLQVGNVRRQPLQTIWQTSPVFADLRDPQKLTGKCGACQYRKLCAGCRARAYATTGDHLAEEPDCPHQP